A genomic segment from Ptychodera flava strain L36383 chromosome 8, AS_Pfla_20210202, whole genome shotgun sequence encodes:
- the LOC139138050 gene encoding uncharacterized protein: protein MSIPNADANPGSAILDVPADSPSSTTSKHSKGTPKKTDPNGSGKKKSSQTANGGHVAGSDFSVSTSKVSHASRTARRKLLEAQLELNQMTEEQKVKAKLRELQLREEKERHESTLKILEARRKVKYAEMEVELVEEGNWSADGSGIVSGGIQIASQSEKIERYFQSCHDLNPPVTSVDGPMSAPRVNMQATVSEGRFEPENQSLAEQEIEDSVPVLNPHAPEWRPLDHNTDHPAHRPEPNKVPQQYQPYDDRDNVLLNIVRQQNQTTQALIANLNMPKRELLLFDGNPVSYPVFIRNFEVNIEQMVSDNNARLAYLIQHCTGPAKDAIKNCVILPPEDGYAEARSILHHNFGQKHIIVHAAIDNVVKGPQIKASETGKLLQLARNMRNCHLCSRQMKYTADINSMDTLEKIVRRFPTFLQAEWAKEAGKLIYRGVEPEFLHLTEFLETRAAIANTRFGKLVGSKPDVDKDTKSRVKVPNQSTKATTMTTQVGNQEVSGEPNERAKYRSNKDAKCHFCQGQHKLHRCRKFAGKSYDGKETLYENRVSSPSRQTNQASSGSSSTSTTTASTTNGASVTANCKAIKTNQPRISLQVVPVKVSGLDGGPAIQTYAFLDSGSDTTICLESLTEKLGLRGKPINYTLSTLDAESTKHGREVQLDLRALNGVECVHLNRVWTTDMLPISASSIPTVKDIKGWRHLNGIELPELDEKEVTILIGNDVPEAHWALEEKRGGRKQPYAIRTLLGWTVIGPMKGKKDSDATINFINMDQVSNCESPIKCLEPISSQLHRMYNADFTESLVETKYCMSLEDRRAKANMDRSVCLQNGHYQLNLPWRYDTPSLPCNKHIAEKRLNVLRRRLLKDPALHEKYSATIDDYIKQGHARQVSGETHEKNDTLLWYLPHHPVVHPNKPDKVRVVFDCAAKCGGTSLNDQLLQGPDLTNSLVGVLLRFRQYPIALVADIKQMFHQVHVTPKDSNALRFLWWPKGDLSKKPVDHQMRVHLFGATSSPSCSAYALQKTAYDNRSDFDSDVVDSVYRNFYVDDYLKSVLTTEIAKRFITQVSALLSRGGFHLTKWISNCKEVLSSIPSEERAPSVMDLDLEDLPIDRALGVQWDVNEDTLHFRIGNETKKETRRGILSVVASVYDPLGLIAPFVLPAKRILQELTRLECDWDEEIPMKYLYAWHEWCQKLPLLKTMVISRCYTPSGFGKLQAVELHHFADASLEGYGVASYLRFIDDDGKIHCSLVIGKSRVAPLKTMTVPRLELTAATVAVNVGKQIREEIQLPIHCENFWTDSTIVLQYIHNSTRRFKTFVANRLQVIHDATSPDQWHHVPSQLNPADCASRGIEFDTTEQKSKLWFNGPEFLWKLKENWPNQPDDLPAISVDDKELKTAKVYTAVKGAKTTCDDVVNLLIQRFSSWYTLCKSVAWILRFKKYLRAHYGKCKGDLVPTGPITVREISEATVEIVKVVQQTAFPKELATKSKSQSTRPDSEGYTSPLRKLSPICINSVLCVGGRLNYAPISKKARHPIILPHNHYVTSLIIKFYHEIEGHVGVNHVLASIRRRFWILRGPATVRRVIQRCMTCRIWNAKPETQVMSPLPHARVTPGKPPFSSVGVDFFGPLKVKWRRGTAKRYGCIFTCLAIRAVHIEVTHTLSTDSFIQAVWRFVSRRGPPNTVYSDNGTNFRGAEVEVKEALASWNQEKITDSLRKRDIQWYFNPPAASHAGGVWERMIRSVRKILRSLVGNRLIDDETLLTLMAEVEKIINDRPLTHQSNDPNDLEPLTPNSLLLLRPNPCTSPGDLVARYTANDRRRHAGQMANLFWKRWIREYLPSLQQRQKWLKPKRNLAVGDLVIIIDENAPRGQ from the exons ATGTCTATACCTAATGCAGATGCAAACCCTGGTAGTGCAATTCTTGATGTTCCAGCAGACTCTCCTAGTTCAACGACTTCTAAGCATTCGAAGGGAACTCCTAAGAAGACTGATCCTAATGGCAGTGGTAAGAAGAAAAGTAGTCAAACAGCCAATGGCGGCCATGTTGCGGGATCTGACTTTTCTGTGTCGACTTCAAAGGTTAGTCATGCTTCAAGGACAGCCAGAAGAAAGTTATTAGAAGCTCAGCTTGAATTGAACCAGATGACAGAAGAACAAAAGGTCAAAGCCAAGCTGAGGGAACTACAACTTCGAGAAGAGAAGGAAAGACACGAATCAACTCTAAAGATTTTAGAAGCTCGAAGAAAGGTCAAATACGCAGAAATGGAGGTTGAACTAGTTGAAGAGGGAAATTGGTCCGCCGATGGTTCTGGTATTGTGAGTGGTGGTATACAAATAGCCAGTCAGAGTGAAAAGATTGAAAGGTATTTCCAATCTTGTCATGATTTAAACCCTCCAGTGACGTCTGTCGATGGACCAATGTCTGCCCCTAGAGTGAACATGCAGGCTACTGTATCTGAGGGGAGATTTGAACCAGAAAACCAGAGTCTAGCAGAGCAAGAAATTGAAGACTCTGTTCCAGTATTAAACCCACATGCACCAGAATGGCGACCATTGGACCATAACACAGATCATCCAGCCCATAGACCTGAGCCAAATAAGGTACCACAACAATATCAGCCCTATGATGACAGAGATAATGTCTTGTTGAACATTGTCAGACAACAGAACCAAACAACCCAGGCACTTATAGCCAATTTGAATATGCCTAAGAGGGAATTATTGTTATTTGATGGTAATCCAGTCTCATATCCGGTGTTCATCAGGAACTTTGAGGTAAATATAGAACAAATGGTCTCCGACAATAATGCCAGACTGGCCTACCTTATCCAACACTGTACCGGACCAGCTAAGGATGCAATTAAGAACTGTGTTATCCTGCCACCTGAAGATGGTTACGCGGAGGCcagaagtatcttgcatcatAACTTCGGTCAGAAGCACATCATCGTTCATGCAGCTATAGACAACGTTGTAAAAGGACCACAGATCAAAGCTTCAGAAACGGGTAAGTTGCTACAGCTTGCTCGTAACATGAGAAACTGTCATTTATGTTCACGTCAAATGAAATATACGGCTGACATCAACTCAATGGATACACTAGAGAAGATAGTTAGACGCTTTCCGACTTTTCTGCAAGCAGAATGGGCTAAAGAAGCTGGTAAGCTAATATATCGTGGTGTAGAACCCGAATTTCTTCATTTGACAGAGTTTTTGGAGACGCGAGCCGCCATAGCAAATACAAGATTTGGGAAGTTGGTAGGTTCCAAACCTGATGTGGACAAAGAcacaaaatcaagagtaaagGTGCCGAACCAGTCTACAAAGGCTACTACCATGACAACACAAGTTGGTAACCAGGAAGTCAGTGGTGAGCCAAATGAAAGAGCCAAGTACCGATCTAACAAGGATGCTAAATGCCATTTTTGTCAGGGTCAGCACAAACTCCACAGATGCCGGAAATTCGCCGGAAAGTCTTATGACGGAAAAGAGACTTTGTACGAAAACAGAG TGTCATCACCATCTCGCCAAACGAATCAAGCAAGTTCTGGCAGCAGCAGTACATCAACCACAACAGCTTCAACCACCAATGGTGCTAGTGTAACCGCTAATTGTAAAGCCATCAAGACGAACCAACCTCGCATCAGTTTACAAGTTGTGCCAGTTAAGGTGAGTGGATTAGATGGTGGACCAGCAATTCAAACCTATGCCTTCCTGGACAGTGGTTCAGATACCACAATTTGCCTTGAATCCTTGACAGAAAAACTTGGTTTAAGAGGAAAACCAATCAACTATACGCTATCTACCCTTGATGCGGAAAGCACAAAACATGGTCGAGAAGTTCAACTGGATTTGAGAGCTTTGAATGGCGTTGAATGTGTACATCTCAACAGGGTGTGGACTACAGACATGCTTCCGATCAGCGCCAGCAGCATTCCTACAGTGAAAGATATAAAAGGGTGGCGCCATCTTAATGGTATTGAATTGCCAGAATTGGACGAAAAGGAGGTAACTATCCTAATTGGCAACGATGTACCGGAAGCACATTGGGCACTTGAGGAAAAGCGTGGTGGAAGAAAGCAACCATACGCAATCCGTACACTTCTTGGCTGGACTGTGATTGGGCCGATGAAAGGAAAGAAAGACAGTGATGCCACCATCAACTTTATCAACATGGACCAGGTGAGCAATTGTGAATCTCCAATCAAGTGTCTAGAGCCTATTTCCTCACAGTTACATCGGATGTATAATGCCGACTTTACAGAATCTCTGGTGGAGACTAAATACTGTATGTCATTGGAAGATCGAAGGGCAAAGGCAAATATGGACCGATCAGTTTGTTTACAGAATGGCCATTATCAGTTGAATCTACCCTGGAGATATGACACGCCTAGCTTACCATGTAATAAACACATAGCGGAGAAGCGACTTAATGTGCTTAGAAGACGTCTTCTTAAAGATCCTGCTCTCCATGAAAAGTACAGCGCAACTATAGACGATTACATAAAACAAGGTCATGCACGACAAGTGTCTGGTGAAACCCATGAGAAGAATGACACATTGTTATGGTACTTACCCCATCATCCAGTGGTCCATCCGAATAAACCAGATAAGGTGAGGGTAGTCTTTGACTGTGCTGCTAAGTGTGGTGGTACTTCATTGAACGATCAGCTCTTACAAGGCCCGGACTTAACAAATTCCTTAGTTGGAGTCTTGCTACGATTTCGTCAATATCCAATTGCATTGGTAGCAGATATCAAACAAATGTTCCATCAAGTTCATGTTACTCCCAAAGATAGTAATGCGCTAAGATTCCTTTGGTGGCCTAAAGGAGACCTCTCTAAGAAGCCAGTGGACCATCAAATGCGAGTTCATTTGTTTGGAGCTACATCATCGCCAAGTTGTTCAGCTTATGCACTTCAGAAAACAGCTTATGATAACAGAAGTGACTTTGACTCAGACGTTGTCGATTCGGTATACCGGAATTTCTATGTTGATGATTACTTGAAATCTGTGCTCACTACAGAAATAGCAAAGCGATTCATCACTCAAGTTTCAGCGCTTTTATCCAGAGGAGGCTTTCACCTCACAAAATGGATTTCCAACTGCAAGGAAGTGTTATCTTCAATTCCATCTGAAGAAAGAGCACCATCAGTAATGGATTTAGATTTAGAAGACCTGCCTATTGACAGAGCACTTGGCGTTCAGTGGGATGTAAATGAGGATACCTTGCACTTCAGAATTGGCAATGAAACAAAGAAGGAAACTCGCAGAGGTATACTATCAGTTGTTGCTTCAGTTTATGACCCCCTGGGATTGATAGCACCATTCGTTTTACCAGCAAAGCGTATCCTCCAAGAATTGACCAGACTAGAATGTGACTGGGATGAAGAGATACCGATGAAATATCTTTACGCATGGCATGAATGGTGCCAGAAATTACCTTTATTAAAAACCATGGTAATTTCACGTTGTTACACTCCTTCCGGCTTTGGCAAACTACAAGCTGTTGAACTACATCATTTTGCAGATGCCTCATTAGAAGGATATGGAGTTGCTTCTTATCTACGATTCATCGATGAtgatggtaaaattcactgtagTCTTGTCATTGGTAAATCTAGAGTTGCTCCATTGAAGACGATGACAGTTCCAAGGTTAGAGTTAACTGCAGCAACAGTGGCTGTGAACGTTGGTAAACAAATACGAGAGGAAATACAACTACCAATCCACTGTGAAAATTTCTGGACAGATTCCACCATAGTTCTCCAATACATCCATAACTCAACAAGGAGGTTCAAAACCTTTGTAGCCAATCGTCTCCAGGTAATACACGATGCAACATCACCCGACCAGTGGCACCATGTTCCATCTCAACTTAACCCAGCGGATTGTGCATCACGTGGTATTGAATTCGATACAACTGAACAGAAATCAAAACTCTGGTTTAATGGTCCTGAATTTCTGTGGAAACTCAAAGAGAACTGGCCAAACCAGCCTGACGACTTACCAGCAATATCAGTAGACGACAAAGAgttgaaaactgcaaaagtATACACGGCTGTAAAAGGAGCTAAAACAACCTGTGATGACGTCGTCAACCTGTTGATTCAAAGATTTTCTTCATGGTACACGCTTTGCAAGTCTGTTGCATGGATTCTGCGTTTTAAGAAGTACCTACGAGCTCACTATGGTAAATGCAAAGGTGATCTGGTTCCAACTGGTCCCATAACTGTGCGAGAAATATCAGAGGCTACTGTGGAGATAGTCAAAGTAGTGCAACAAACAGCCTTTCCTAAGGAATTGGCCACGAAATCGAAGTCACAAAGTACAAGGCCAGACAGTGAAGGATACACCAGTCCTCTACGTAAACTCAgtccaatttgcataaacagCGTCCTGTGTGTAGGTGGAAGGCTAAACTACGCCCCAATAAGTAAGAAAGCAAGACATCCTATAATTTTGCCACATAACCATTATGTCACGTCGttaataataaaattttatcatgagaTAGAAGGCCATGTTGGAGTCAATCATGTATTAGCCAGCATCCGTAGACGATTCTGGATTTTGAGAGGACCAGCGACAGTCAGGCGAGTCATTCAAAGATGTATGACATGCAGAATATGGAACGCAAAACCTGAAACACAAGTAATGTCACCACTGCCACATGCTAGGGTTACACCGGGAAAACCACCATTCTCTTCAGTAGGTGTTGATTTCTTTGGTCCTCTGAAGGTAAAGTGGAGAAGAGGAACAGCCAAAAGATACGGATGTATATTCACATGCCTTGCTATAAGAGCAGTACATATAGAAGTAACACACACCCTGTCCACAGATTCCTTCATCCAAGCAGTATGGAGATTTGTGAGTAGACGTGGCCCACCAAACACAGTTTATAGCGACAATGGAACAAATTTCAGGGGAGCTGAAGTTGAAGTTAAAGAAGCTTTGGCAAGCTGGAATCAAGAGAAAATAACTGACAGTCTCCGCAAGAGAGATATCCAGTGGTACTTTAATCCACCTGCTGCAAGCCACGCTGGAGGGGTATGGGAAAGGATGATACGTTCCGTTCGGAAAATTCTAAGATCACTCGTGGGAAATCGACTGATTGATGACGAAACGCTACTTACCTTAATGGCAGAAGTTGAGAAGATAATCAATGATCGACCTCTGACCCATCAGTCAAATGACCCAAACGACCTTGAACCACTCACACCAAATAGCCTATTATTACTGAGACCAAATCCATGCACATCACCAGGCGATCTTGTAGCCAGATATACTGCCAATGATAGACGAAGACATGCTGGACAGATGGCAAACCTGTTTTGGAAGCGGTGGATCCGGGAGTATTTACCATCCCTTCAACAGAGACAAAAATGGTTGAAGCCTAAACGAAATCTAGCTGTTGGAGATCTGGTCATAATCATCGATGAAAATGCCCCAAGAGGACAATGA